A stretch of Besnoitia besnoiti strain Bb-Ger1 chromosome III, whole genome shotgun sequence DNA encodes these proteins:
- a CDS encoding hypothetical protein (encoded by transcript BESB_043480), with product MDSQHKFGGALVLTGWSRLAALCCLLCILCSLPFPQSCYSSSGVSVRNAWPYSLLEATAAELRGTSSSAPPASMEHTDTTSHGTREYSSAKLAENTNTAVPVDHRDPQEEQTAEKTTENSETVESDVQKEIHSDVSSAAEEGTHEIPDDRPSKGPGQEELTAQHPPSLSQEEDIDDIQERGETPLEEYEQWVTAYDIPEQLRRRIEGDDPLYYNLVIEERLYLMEPPVGAYREQRDESPESDEISPAEEPSHVDSAEQYAQKNGVYAMCYARNEDEIWQRCAAASEAAEGVYIQMHEMMDFGRLVDPDEVDPSTVTASLSEDHYQRTLRDLGTSWFAAIKEMKAATGLRVAGIWFGPPDFDKIDAVLKENPGVFEGVYVDWEDGVGACVDKIERPPRTTTKGEPTWWADKPDFFFRYYMGGQDASTCLLQDMSPYSFDSYVRADREMKIPEEWVPSFPCFAGHQGRCYRAFRANIAASCDAAQQRFIFAPYERTSDKLLTMFREGCKAVGYGVPPHDVVQFV from the exons ATGGATTCTCAACATAAGTTCGGTGGCGCGCTCGTCTTGACGGGGTGGAGCCGTCTGGCCGCCCTCTGTTGCCTGCTGTGTATTCTCTGCAGTCTGCCATTTCCGCAGTCCTGTTATTCTTCTAGTGGCGTTTCTGTGAGAAATGCATGGCCGTATTCCTTGCTGGAAGCGACCGCTGCAGAGCTCCGAGGTACCTCTTCTTCAGCACCGCCTGCATCAATGGAACACACGGATACCACATCCCACGGAACAAGAGAGTACTCCTCCGCAAAACTGGCAGAAAACACGAATACCGCAGTACCGGTAGACCACAGGGATCCCCAAGAAGAGCAAACAGCAGAGAAGACAACAGAAAACTCAGAAACAGTTGAGTCAGACGTACAAAAGGAAATCCATTCAGATGTGTCTTCCGCTGCAGAAGAGGGCACGCATGAAATCCCCGATGACCGCCCCTCCAAGGGACCAGGCCAGGAGGAGCTCACAGCACAGCATCCCCCGAGTTTGAGTCAAGAAGAGGATATCGACGATATCCAagagcgcggagagacgccaCTTGAAGAATACGAGCAATGGGTTACGGCATATGATATCCCTGAGCAGCTGAGGAGGAGAATCGAAGGTGACGATCCCCTGTACTACAATCTTGTGATTGAAGAAAGGCTCTACTTGATGGAACCGCCAGTCGGCGCATATCGGGAACAAAGAGACGAGTCACCTGAAAGTGATGAGATATCTCCAGCAGAAGAACCTTCACACGTAGATTCTGCGGAACAGTATGCACAGAAGAACGGTGTGTATGCCATGTGTTACGCAAGGAACGAAGACGAGATCTGGCAGCGCTGTGCTGCGGccagcgaggctgcggaaggGGTCTACATTCAGATGCACGAAATGATGGACTTCGGACGTCTTGTGGATCCCGATGAGGTCGATCCATCTACAGTTACCGCCAGCCTTTCAGAAGATCACTATCAGAGGACCCTGCGCGACCTGGGGACGTCGTGGTTCGCAGCCATTAAGGAAAtgaaggcggcgacaggTCTTAGGGTAGCAGGCATTTGGTTCGGACCGCCCGACTTTGACAAGATCGATGCAGTCCTTAAGGAGAACCCGGGTGTCTTTGAAGGCGTGTATGTTGACTGGGAAGACGGAGTCGGAGCTTGTGTCGACAAG ATAGAACGCCCACCAAGGACAACCACGAAGGGTGAACCCACTTGGTGGGCAGATAAGCCAGACTTCTTCTTCAGATATTACATGGGCGGTCAAGACGCGAGCACATGCCTGCTGCAAGACATGTCACCCTACTCGTTCGACAGCTACGTTCGCGCCGATCGCG AAATGAAGATCCCGGAAGAGTGGGTGCCTAGTTTTCCATGCTTCGCTGGCCACCAAGGAAGGTGCTACCGGGCGTTCAGGGCTAACATCGCAGccagctgcgacgccgcacaACAAAGGTTCATTTTTGCACCTTACGAGAGGACTTCGGACAAACTTCTAACGATGTTCAGAGAAGGGTGCAAGGCTGTCGGATACGGTGTCCCTCCTCATGACGTTGTCCAGTTTGTTTGA
- a CDS encoding hypothetical protein (encoded by transcript BESB_043490): MTRIIKQTRSCRRAVRTAVLRYPLLPRRSSFAVSVSLVVVFSLFINVHAAETSSASAVLLASASSLGPILPADESEGPLAREGMLPPQHADQGNADASLLTDDHDDGNKLDRPREGVEAIDPRYTSGNGVLPTTLEEQDEVNEGTEEDTPLGGTSQGGRSGQPESPLDEGNDEGTGDQDGDEGETPDTGDGEDEDHDAEFDFEYYLPHQYRRVIPGTNIDYYDYVLMEERHARGETDEPPPDRNGLVPSEGQKPLPVVNSSNGVFSYCYTTAQADILERCSQAATLGVGVYIPIVNMTDFGRHNDAEIGNPAVQEVSLSPEHYTSVRQEFSADWFDTIAELKNRTRLSVGGLWFGPPDFDRMSGIMRNYPNLFDGVVVDWDSGKGACMSKLKTPPHFSRNGHQNSWWNPKTFFMRYYIGGQDVEVCRLPDRTPYTTEPFVYNNLRGKCSSS; this comes from the exons ATGACGAGAATCATTaaacagacgcgcagctgcaggagggCAGTGCGAACTGCTGTTCTCCGTTACCCGCTTCTACCACGTCGGTCGAGTTTTGCTGTCTCTGTTAGTCTCGtggtcgtcttctctctgttcATTAATGTGCACGCAGCCGAaacctcgtctgcgtctgcggtcctgctggcgagcgcctcctcacTGGGGCCAATTCTACCCGCCGACGAGTCTGAAGGTCCATTGGCGCGAGAGGGGATGCTTCCCCCCCAACACGCTGACCAGGGAAACGCTGACGCAAGTCTATTGACAGATGACCACGATGATGGTAATAAGCTCGATCGCCCCCGAGAAGGTGTTGAAGCTATTGACCCACGCTACACAAGTGGCAACGGAGTGTTGCCGACGACTCTTGAAGAGCAGGATGAGGTGAATGAAGGCACGGAGGAGGATACACCTCTTGGAGGTACCAGCCAAGGAGGACGTTCCGGCCAACCGGAATCACCGCTTGACGAAGGGAATGATGAAGGAACAGGTGACCAAGACGGTGACGAAGGAGAAACTCCCGACACCGGCGATGGGGAAGACGAAGATCACGACGCGGAGTTCGACTTCGAGTACTACCTGCCTCATCAATATCGCCGCGTTATACCAGGAACCAACATTGATTACTATGATTACGTGCTTATGGAGGAAAGACACGCCCGTGGAGAAACAGACGAGCCCCCTCCGGATCGCAATGGGCTGGTTCCATCCGAAGGGCAAAAGCCATTGCCTGTCGTCAACTCAAGTAACGGAGTGTTCTCTTATTGTTACACTACCGCGCAAGCAGATATCCTCGAGCGATGCAGTCAGGCTGCCACCCTGGGAGTCGGCGTATACATACCAATCGTGAATATGACTGATTTCGGTCGTCATAATGACGCCGAAATAGGAAACCCTGCAGTCCAGGAGGTTTCGCTTTCCCCTGAGCATTACACGTCTGTACGCCAAGAATTTTCTGCTGATTGGTTCGACACTATCGCTGAACTGAAGAATCGGACCCGCCTCAGTGTGGGTGGCCTCTGGTTCGGGCCTCCAGATTTTGATCGTATGAGCGGGATTATGCGCAACTACCCGAATCTGTTTGACGGCGTCGTTGTGGACTGGGACTCTGGCAAAGGGGCTTGCATGAGCAAG CTCAAAACTCCACCGCATTTCAGCCGGAATGGGCATCAAAACAGTTGGTGGAACCCAAAGACTTTCTTTATGCGTTACTACATTGGAGGACAAGACGTCGAGGTGTGCCGTCTACCGGACCGGACGCCGTACACAACAGAGCCGTTTGTTTACAACAATCTCCGAGGCAAGTGTTCTTCCTCGTAG
- a CDS encoding hypothetical protein (encoded by transcript BESB_043500), with translation MVDRGSDGALGHRLLSDASQQQRAHDDSSNGRPADAKTGSQERSAAGDRLEGGSHYGRDGVEGAVERLEGGSGGHSAEADHNAQINSAALLLIQPLLGWIMPRMSLASCYVASLGALLVAAILVPLFGYLFQTTLFGFAACLSALFILAASGAFVQATAFVLAASAADERYLFRFFVGQAAAGVLAALCGFTPYLIRQVLRHRETRFMASAFPHLADLSPLSHSSVAHIDSELPHAADNLTGVPLLLRRDVVTAAPVANDDETTWSLYSSVFVFTVCTFLTLVCLISYRALTKSRTFSKLLALPASPESSERDAGREETVPLAADASPHARREPTAVATWAARLQGAETQETNEHAGDGGSRTRGGRGGVAGSGATAGASKESWADKRVKAEQRNLFLTLFVTGLVFPACTAEWRPESSAAMAVGSKAAAATSTVWALMMSGFTAQQLQLVLATSFQVGDLVSRLCCRWFKFLMLLRETAAADMLRAGAEEAASGAAGPLPLPSWAARESQESGDAEGEDRGNRQEEARRGKRHAERASSPLTVPVALRFLFVPFFLVSQLASLPSASPAAAPVFLKADGGLSASAVSGVWDFLQRLLAHDFSRLFLVLLLALSNGLYATIAVLNASAAAADSVSDAADNSGDARSENSDKHANAGRAGDENGTEARRRGPARPSEEAPGDADHAQVSFIGAVVRGNKRASSASSSAFSFALSPRDRERGQPDEGEADTPLLRRRTSVIERESQTKRQEVAFGLNMVIVAAACAGSWTGFAIQYFMPSSR, from the exons ATGGTGGATCGCGGCAGCGATGGCGCGCTGGGGCATCGGCTCTtgagcgacgcctcgcagcaACAACGCGCTCACGATGACTCCTCGAATGGGAGGCCAGCCGACGCAAAAACGGGTTCGCAGGAGAGatccgcggccggcgacaGACTTGAAGGAGGGAGTCATTATGGTCGCGACGGCGTGGAGGGGGCGGTTGAGCGGCTCGAAGGAGGGTCTGGTGGCCACAGCGCTGAAGCCGACCACAA CGCCCAGATCAACTCGGCAGCCCTTCTATTGATCCAGCCCCTGCTTGGATGGATCATGCCTCGCATGTCTCTGGCCTCGTGTtacgtcgcctctctcgggGCTCTGCTGGTCGCAGCTATCCTTGTTCCCCTCTTTGGATATCTCTTCCAGACGACGTTGTTCGGtttcgccgcctgccttTCCGCTCTCTTCATCCTCGCCGCATCTGGCGCGTTCGTCCAAGCTACAGCCTTCG TCCTAGCGGCTTCCGCAGCCGACGAGCGCTATCTCTTCCGGTTTTTTGTGGGGCAAGCGGCTGCTGGAGTTCTTGCGGCGTTGTGTGGTTTCACGCCCTACCTGATTCGGCAAGTGCTCCGCCACAGAGAAACGCGATTCATGGCCTCCGCGTTCCCTCACCTGGCGGATCTCTCGCCGCTGAGTCACTCGAGCGTCGCTCACATCGATTCGGAACTTCCTCACGCGGCGGACAACTTGACCGGAgttccgctgctgctgcgcagggaTGTGGTGACTGCTGCCCCTGTCGCGAACGACGATGAAACAACCTGGTCCCTGTACAGCTCGGTCTTTGTGTTCACCGTCTGCACCTTTTTAACTCTTGTCTGCCTCATCTCGTACCGGGCTCTGACCAAATCGCGGACGTTTTCCAAGCTTCTTGCcctgcctgcctcgcccgaaagcagcgagcgcgacgcagggagagaggaaaccgTTCCTCTTGCTGCCGACGCCAGTCCCCACGCGCGACGAGagccgaccgcggtcgcgacctgggctgcgcggctgcagggggCAGAGACACAAGAAACAAACGAGCACGCGGGCGATGGGGGATCGCGGACGCGGGGTGGGCGTGGAGGCGTTGCAGGCTCaggcgcgacggccggcgcCAGCAAAGAGTCGTGGGCGGATAAAAGAGTCAAAGCCGAGCAGCGGAACCTCTTCCTGACTCTCTTTGTCACCGGTCTTGTCTTTCCCG CGTGCACAGCGGAGTGGCGCCCAGAGTCCTCGGCGGCGATGGCGGTAGGCAGcaaagccgcagcagccacgTCGACCGTGTGGGCTCTTATGATGTCGGGCTTCACCGCACAGCAGCTTCAGCTCGTCCTGGCGACCTCGTTCCAAGTCGGAGACCTCGTTAGCCGCTTGTGCTGTCGCTGGTTCAAGTTCCTCATGCTTTTGCGTgagaccgccgcggccgatATGCTGCGTGCGGGAGCGgaagaggccgccagcggcgctgcaggaccCCTCCCGCTGCCTTCATgggcggcgagagaaagCCAGGAgtctggcgacgcagagggagaggacagGGGCAACCGacaagaggaggcgcgacgcgggaaACGACACGCAGAAcgagcgtcgtcgccgctgacTGTGCCTGTC gcccttcgcttcctcttcgttcccttcttcctcgtctctcagttggcttcgctgccgtccgcgagccctgcggcggcgccggtgtTTTTGAAAGCGGATGGGGgtctgtctgcctctgcagtcTCTGGCGTCTGGGATTTCCTTCAGCGGCTGCTTGCGCACGACTTTTCGCGACTGTTCCTTGTGCTCCTGCTCGCGCTGAGCAACGGCCTTTACGCCACGATTGCCGTTCTCaacgccagcgcggccgcggctgacTCGGTTTCAGATGCTGCAGACAACTCGGGGGACGCGCGAAGCGAAAACAGCGACAAACACGCGAACGCCGGAAGGGCAGGCGATGAAAACGGCACcgaagcgcggcgtcggggcCCTGCGAGGCCGAGTGAGGAAGCCCCCGGGGATGCAGATCACGCGCAGGTGTCGTTCATCGGCGCAGTGGTGAGGGGGAATAagcgcgcctcttcggcgtcatCTTCCGCCTTTTCCttcgcgctttcgcctcgcgacagagagagagggcagcccgacgagggcgaagccgACACTCCGCTTCTGAGGCGGCGAACGAGCGTCATCGAGCGCGAGAGCCAAACGAAACGACAGGAAGTGGCGTTCGGCCTCAATATGGTGATTGTcgcagccgcgtgcgcggggAGCTGGACGGGCTTCGCTATCCAGTACTTCATGCCCTCCAGTCGCTAG